ATCCTTTGAACTTAAAATGAAATTGAAGTCTTCATATAGCCAGAATCAAACTAAGTTTTTCATTGATGAATATCAGTTAAATTTTGTAGCAAACAGTTACTTGTTCATACTGATTGATGAAGACTTTCTATCTTCTGGTGTCTTTATTTCCTCGTTAGAAAGAAAATttccatatttttcttttaaagtgaTTGTGAGAAACTTGTAAAGAGTAGGAAATCTATTATCTAAATTGAAGCAAGTTTTCCTCAAAAAGACCTATGGAAATTTGAGCACAGATTTGACAACTTTCTGGACATGAATAGATTTTGATATCTCATGAGCTTAGACTCTGCGCATTTGATCAAAAATAACTATCAACTTTGTATCACACAGAACAATATAATCGATCCTTTTATATTTCTGCCTATCTTTCATTAATGGGCATGGTTAAGCTCAGTGTATTCACTTCAAAACTATTCAGTCTTCTGTAATATATTCAAAAAATGTTCAGTAGGTTATGTACCAGCtctctacaaatataaatgGAGTTGAagttaaaatatttcttttaatatgcATCATGTTTAATATTGAATGCACATTGATGAAGAACTTTTGTGCAGTTCCTTCATTAGACAAATTTCCTGATGTAGAAGACAAGAAATTTCCTGGTGAAATAATATATGGAGATGGAAATATTACACTTAATCATGGAAGGAAAGCAGTAATCCTCAAAGTTGTCAACACTGGAGACAGGCCAGTTCAGGTGTTTTTCTTTAACCTATCATTTCTTATATTTGTTggatgcttttcttttttcttcttcatttataTTTATCAGTAGTTAGTTAGCAATTTGTACCAAACCGCTATCAACATCCTATTATGTTCATTTGCATCATCAGGATTTGATAATGAAACTTGTACATGTTTCCTGAGTTATAGTACTGAACTCTGAtattttaataatgaaaaaaatgcttgcaatattttttcaattgacTGGCAGGGCAGATTTCTTTCCCCTTCTACGTTGGGTGAGTTGAGATTCTCTGTagtttgaattgttttgtatgAATTACAAGGGAAATAGTCAATAGTAGCTCACTCATAGTTGGAGGATGAGCTGTAGCTCATATGACACCTCCTCCTCTTGTAAAAAGCAAGGTGGAGGGTTAGATCGTGGGTTCAAGACACGGCGGGTGTGTGTATagtacttatatatatatatatatatatatatgaggttTTCAAGCACAGACAAAGTCACATGTTTCTAACAGATTGAATTGGTCAACATCTTGTTTGCATTCTCTTTCTGTGGTTAACCTGATTAAATAGATGATACCGTTATTTTAATCATTCCTCACTGTTTCAGGTTGGCAGCCACTATCACTTTATTGAGGTGAATCCCTACTTGGTTTTTGATCGATGGAGAGCATATGGCATGCGCCTGAATATACCTGCAGGGACAGCTACACGGTTTGAGGTTGTACTTGCAATCTTTATGGATtacttttgttttcattttataattttttactattaatcaatgaattaaactaaaatttgtttagtTGTTTATCTGCTGTAAATACATATTTGCCTATATCTTTGGCTTTTTATTACTTCATGTCTAAGGAAAAtattacctagcaaaaaaagtagtttttaaTCATATTGTAAACAAAAACTATTTCCCCCTTTAATATCAGTTTGCACAGACATGTTCAGCTCTTTGACTATTTAACTCTATGCATTTTAAGTATCAATGATTTTTTGCTTGGCCAGCCTGGGGAAGCTAAATGTGTAATTCTTGTAAGCATTGGAGGTAATAAAGTGATCAGAGGGGGAAATGGCATTGTTGATGGTCTGGTTGATCATGCTAATTTCAAAGTCATCAAGGAAGCTGTAAACTTGAGAGGTTTTGGAAATCTTGAAGCAACAAATGCTAGGTTAGATCTTCTCCTAGGGCAAATCCATGCTGCTTGTTTCAATTCTGTTTTGTGATATCAATGAGATTGTTGTTTGAATGAGTAAACATATTCCACTTAAATGATAAAGGATAAATGGAAATGCTTTACCTCAGAATTGATTTTTCAGTGAAGGTGTTACTGGAGAAGATTCTGCTTTCACAACTGTTATCTCTCATGAGGCGTATGCCAATATGTATGGCCCTACCACTGGTGACAAAATTCGGCTTGGTGATACCAATTTGtatgctgaaattgaaaaagatTTTGCTATTTATGGTGATGAATGCGTCTTTGGAGGTGGGAAAGTTATAAGAGATGGAATGGGCCAGTCATGTGGGCATCTACCAGCTGACTCTTTGGATACTGTTATAACAAATGCTGTGATCATTGATTATAGTGGAATCTTCAAGGCAGATATTGGTATCAAAGATGGTCATATTGTTTCCCTTGGGAAAGCAGGCAATCCAGATACCATGGATGGTGTATGTATGAATATGATAATTGGGGTAAATTTCATCTCACTGTGCAGAAGCAGTATGAAAGGTTTAATTGAATGCCACGTTAATTGCACATACTTATACTTTTTCAATAATTAGGTTAACACAGAGGTTATTGCGGGAGAAGGAATGGTTGTTACTGCAGGAGGCATAGACTGTCATGTCCACTTCATATGCCCGCAATTGATATATGAATCAATATCAAGTGGTGAGCTACCTCACtagaatttttttggttgaaagtgCTGCTGAAATTTACGTAGGCattattgtttaaattgtaatatGTCTctgtatttatataaatttttgacATGTTAAATATAGATGAAAACATTCAGAAAAGCTTAATCAAACTCAACTGCGTATGTCGGGAATCAAATTCATACATTTTTTAGCTGATTGCACATGATTTAAAACTGCTTGATAAGTTTGTCTGAACTGTTCTTTTGGTACCTAGAGTTCATGTGTCTGCTCCTTAGAAATCTGAGTAACCTCtggatttaaaagaaaattaattgaaaCAAATATTTCTCCAAATGTTCAATGACTCCATTTTTCCAAAACTATCTGTAGGAATCACAACACTAGTGGGAGGTGGAACAGGACCTGCTGATGGAACACGTGCTACAACTTGTACTCCAGCACGATCACAAATGATGTTAATGTTGCAATCAACTGATGACATGCCCCTAAATTTTGGTTTTATGGGAAAAGTACGCTTAATTATTTATGTACTTAATAAATtcctctctctcgctctctctgtCTCTACTTACACCTGTTTAAGGATGGACCTTGCAGtaattattgtaatatattaaTGGATGACTAAAATTCTGAATTCTAAAAGTTTTTCCGACTTGCTCCTCCCTTCTACTCCTCTCTTCATCTTTATTTATTCTTCTACCTTGTTCTGTAATTCCCTTTGTCTACTTCAGGGGAACAGTGCCAAACCTGAGGAGCTACATGAAATAATTAGAGCCGGGGCAATGGGACTGAAGCTGCATGAGGACTGGGGAACTACTCCTGCTGCAATAGACAATTGTTTGACTGTTGGAGAACATTATGACATCCAGgcactaactttttttttttcttttttctttttgagtacTATTTATTTTCCAATTATTTGAAACATTTTGAGTTTTATATGACTTACAAAATTTCTTCATATCTTTTGATTTTGACAGGTTAATATCCACACTGACACCTTGAATGAATCGGGATTTGTAGAACACACTATTGCTTCATTTAAAGGAAGAACTATTCATGCCTATCACAGGTACAAGTTTCCTTCTGCCTACACcaccaaccaaaaataaaaagggaagaaaatgtttttcaatCTTCTATGACTTAATTAAGTATCATGGTCATTAGGTATtatgttaaataataataatgttgggttctaagactttaggtttaaatgtattagaacttcattttgtaatgttggcaaaccatgatcaaaacgtttagtcttgttttagacttgctcaaagtatgtttttgtgtaaagttggaatcgagtgtactgcaggatttactgtgtaaatctgcctggctcgatcgatcgaaaattagactcgatcgatcgaaactcgtgcagattgtttttctgcagaattttccaactcagcccaagcccgttggatgtgtagggttttatgttttgccttaagtataaaaggaaaaaccctagccacgtttttaggTTGCTctttatgttgtgtgtgtgaatctcttgtgagatttagaggtgtttgccttcatacacacttaggatttctaatctcaagattgatgttaAGAGCTTGGTGATCAAGTTAGTTGTTgttttcaagagcttaaagatacacaaatGGGAGTACTTGTgcttgctgtgaatccaagaaagaagtagtccgtggactcagagctatcacgtggtcgtggtagtaagtttcttatttgaggtagcaataggatgttagtggtctaagtcgctattgtgtaaacttcaattctttcatagtggatttgttttaccttgaggatagttaggttaaatcattcccaggttttttaccggtttggttttcctgggttatcatatcattgtgttatttattttctgcactttacaatgacatgatatatttgtgttaacctagatctaataatttgactaaataatcacttggctaattaactaggttaatctggttgtgttttaagggatctaaaagcgcacaaataataataataataataataataaataaataaataaaacctaaagTGTAATCAAGAAGtacactttatttatttatttattttagcaaaTTTCTTTCTTGATGTAGCACGGAGGGAAGTTTACTTAGAGAGTAAAAAGTTATTGATAGCTTAGTTGTTTTGTCAAAGTGGTTAAATTTGACATCTTGGCCCTGTTGGTCATTTCGGGAGTATTTCCCATCCCTATCATCCTTTTCAAGTTGTCATGACTTGATATTATGATTGATTGCAGCATTCTCATGTGATTACAAGATCTTTCTCTTGTGAACAGGACGTAAAAAGTTCATCTGCTCTATTACTTTTGGCCTTGCTTCAACTTTTCCAtcttttaatacaattttttaactttCTCAGTATATTTTGGACAGTGAAGGTGCTGGTGGTGGTCATGCTCCAGATATCATCAAAGTGTGTGGTGTGAAACATGTCCTGCCATCATCTACAAACCCCACGCGGCCTTATACTTCCAACACTATAGATGAGCATCTTGACATGCTGGTATGAGAAGATAATAGAAGAATTGATTCAGTATGCATTATGGATGTTCAATTCTCATTTTGGTATGCATTCATACAGATGGTCTGCCATCACCTTGATAAGGACATTCCAGAAGATGTAGCATTTGCTGAATCAAGGATTAGAGCTGAAACAATTGCTGCAGAAGATATTTTGCATGATATGGGGGCAATTAGCATCATATCTTCTGATTCCCAAGCTATGGGTCGCATTGGAGAGGTTAATAATTCCcttttttaagagaattttttCCCTTAgagtttttgtttaaataactTTGTTTGTACTTCCAATTGATACTAGAAATTTCTATCTAATAAATCTGGGAGCCAAACCTTAAAAACCATGAGATCtggtaccttttttttttttttttgataattggaatagggaggatttgaaccttggatgtTTCCTTTGGAAACACTAGGAAGTGCTAGTTGAGTgcctacaaggctcttggccaGACCTGTTTACTTACTTGATAGTGAGCATTTGAAGTCATTCTATGATAAGATATGATAGGGCTGCTTTTAAGCTGctaagatctaagaatcttggAGACAGACATGGGTGCCAAATAGAGATACTTTCAATATGACACTGTCCGTTAAAATGAGACAAATCCTAGTAGGGACGAATGAAGACGGCTGATGGGGACATGTGAAGAGAAAATGATGGCTTGTTGCTCAGAAtctattttttacaattatgaTCTTACGTTGCAAGTCAATAATGCATATTAACATTCTTTGAGTGCACATCCAACCCATGAATTCTTCATAATGTTTGTTCTTTTAGTCTTCACTTGGTTGGGacatattttcttatttgttatGATGCTAAGCTCAGGTTTTCCCAACTCTTTTCTTGCCAGGTGATAATCAGAACTTGGCAAACCGCCCACAAAATGAAGTTACAAAGAGGGCAGATTGATGCTAGTGAACCAGACAATGACAACCTTCGTATCAAACGATATATTGCAAAATACACTATAAATCCAGCAATAGCTAATGGGCTTTCTCAATATGTTGGTTCCGTTGAGGTATGCTGGGTATAATATCTCTGAGCTCAATTACAATGTGAGCTACACAAAAGTATAAACAAGCAattgcttttattgttatgtatttCATGGATTACAGTAGCAAATGGGCAGAAAAGCATACATCACTTGCATTATTTGGTCCTGCCATATGTCTCCAATTTAGAAATCCATCTACTTCACAACTAATTGACGTTTATACTTTTATCAGATCGTGCAAATATAGTTGTCTGCCCCCACTAATTCTGTTAAATCTTGACATTTTACTAACTAGTAGATGTGATCCATGAGATTCTGGATAGTCcggaaaaattataacattgtAATTGATATTAAAGATTAAAGATTAAGTGACATTTTTTTTGCAGGTTGGGAAATTAGCTGATCTTGTTTTATGGAAGCCGTCTTTCTTTGGGGCAAAACCAGAAATGATAATAAAAGGTGGTGCAGTTGCATGGGCTGATATGGGTGATCCAAATGCAAGCATTCCCACACCTGAACCGGTAAAGTTTGCTACTACTTCTATACTCTGGATCATGTTATGTGGCAgagcattattttgaattcctCATATTATGATGATAACTGCATAAATGGAAATCTATGGTGCAAATTAGAATCTTCTCATTGTTGAATTAGAATCTTAACATGCCCCTTGATTATAATTCTCATCTGAAGTGCTGGTTGTGCTTACCTTTATGAGTTCAAActaattttaagcaaaaatcaAACATGTTTAAAGAATTGTAACCATTAAAATGTCTCATATACTTATCGATAGTTGCATTTAACAAgctaaaatatttataatttatattgtgAAGAAAAATCTTGCTGTAAAGAACCCCAGATAAATGGCATCAAGTTCCTTTGATTAGTTTAAGACAATCATTTTTTCAGGTAATGATGAGGCCTATGTTTGGAGCATTTGGCAAGGCTGGAAGTGCTCACTCCATTGCTTTTGTCAGCAAGGCatggatctctctctctctctccctttctttcctttttccctctctttcttcttttgtaagtaacattttttctctattatcCATACAAACAGGCAGCTTTAGATGATGGAGTTAAGGCCAAGTATGGACTCAGCAAAAGAGTAGAAGCTGTTGGCAATGTCAGGAAACTAACCAAATCTGACATGAAGCTCAACGATGCCCTTCCAAACATTACAGTGGATCCAGAGACATACACAGTGACAGCAGACGGAGAAGTTCTTACCTGCACTGCAGCCACCACGGTTCCTCTTTCTCGAAACTACTTCCTCTTTTAAGGCATTGATAATATGTCTAAGCGTCTatcattttatgtattttaaagtaaatttagcaaactgaaacaaataataatCCTTCCAAATATGAATGAAATAGCACTCTCGTAATTGTGGTCTTTGACTAGTGACagctctagaatttttttttaggatagtcacttagaaatttaaattaccacaacatttttcttagtacaattttttaaggaaaaacgAAAAacgaaattatttttattgaataagttGAGCGAgttacaaattttatctttttgttttataataggctttttgttgaataatttgttcacttcttgttgtttggtcttgtcttgtttttgtttggtttatgtttgttgttgtttgggctaatatttattgttgttatttaagctttaaaaattaaggattatgtttgggcTAGAATTAATCTAGAGTtatgctacgtccacaatatttttacaataaatcttatgtaAAAAGCAGTTACTGATGGGTAACAAAATAATATCAGTATTTGgcccaaattagaatcaatagTAGCTTACCACattggatttgttgtgaaattattgtgaaaatgttatgaatgtagtaatactattatatttattaaacccaaatttttgtaattcttaaGTCAGGgtattcaacatttttattagggtggtcACAGTAGGTTAGTTtagcatataatatttttttttgacaagtgtatatatactcttttttttttttttttttttttgcctattaGGGTGGTCCTGTGACTATCCTGGCACTCTGCCTGGATGCATATTTTGACACTGAAAGAGCTATGAGTCGGCAAAGCATTAACCAGAGTACTCCGTACGTGCACCACATTtgtttttggaacttgattttcAAGTATGTAGACAACCAACTATAAAAATGGTAGACATTATAGATATAGAATAGTAGCTTGTAATTCATGTTGTGCATGGAGTTTTTATTTACATCAATGCTagtacataaaaataagtaCATGAGAAAGTATCAatatctaaaaaatactaagaaagtgatttttttatttttggatgaggaagaagacattaattttattaatcaaagtTGGCGAAATCCGCTTAAGCTACATTGTAAATTTGTGGTGGAGCATCCTCCATCCACGCGACAAAATTTGAGACATTCCTAGCATACCTAGCTAGATTGTGAGTAATCATATAACCTTCATTCCTAATGCAAGAGTAATGTAATTGAGTAAAAGACGCGGAAATAAATTCTGCATCCCGAAGAATGAAGCCGTGACTTGGGAgtaaataatttgttttgattgatcACATTATACGTATGCAATCAAAACATTCCAAACTCAAGATTATGAGAATATATCTaataagttcataaaaaaagagaatatatcTAATAAAgtactaattaattattaattagagAGACATTAATAACACTAATTAAAtgatgaatttatatatatatatatatatatattaattaagatttttatatttaaaaattgatatgtgatgaactttaatatattatgtCAGTATAACATGAATGTTCTGTCATTTTGTTGGAAGAAAACATAAGCAGAAAggttcctccaaaaaaaaaaaaaaaacagaaagttTTCCATGGTGGTGTTTTTTCAAATCATTGATTTAAGGAAAAAAGTTTAATTATCAGTGAGCTCAAGTAACATGCACCATCTGCCACTGCCAGTTGTGGTTCACAGTTCATGTTTCACTTTCAGGATGGGggtaaaaatgtttttatttattattttttttaaggcaattaaaatgattgtttgttatttttctaACAATTCCACTATCATTATGATGGTCTATATACTAATGGAATTCATAAACCACTCAATAACTCCAAATCAAACCTAAATACCTAATAATCCTTGTACAGTGCATTAAAGTCTTAAATTAGATGAcacagtgatgatgaagtttagACTATTGCCAAAAATTAGATGATCAATCGAATTGTGTAAATGTTATAAATCCAGCCcaatgttaaaaaaatgaaaaaggaaaaaagacaTTTGACGTTAAGAATCTTAAGATGCATCCTAAAAAGTATTAAGCTATGCTTAatcatcaattttatttattttattttacaatagtATCCTACACACATTTACCATTTGGTACTGAGCTGTAGGTATCCCGGTTAATCAACACTAATATAAACAATGCGAATGCGTATTTTGTTTGGGTCAAAatatcaaacacacacacacacacatatatatatatatatatatatgtgtgtgtgtgtgtgttacgGTATGTTGTATGCCACATTATGTGTAGTGTAGGTTGTTAGGGGGTCAAATCAAAGTTTTTGAACAGTCGATACGTCTAAAATATATCTTCTAtccattgtaactatcaaattatcaaaaaataatagaattcgctaccaaattcaacaaaaagaGTGGCCAAGATATATTTGATTAAAGAAAAGGAATTATTACCAGAAAGGTGAAAAGTTGAAAACATTGAACCGAGATGATTTGCAA
This genomic stretch from Quercus lobata isolate SW786 chromosome 3, ValleyOak3.0 Primary Assembly, whole genome shotgun sequence harbors:
- the LOC115982277 gene encoding urease, with translation MKLAPREVEKLSLHNAGFLAQKRLARGLRLNYSEAVALIATQILEFVRDGEKTVAELMDIGKQLLGRRQVLPAVPHLLHMVQVEGTFPDGTKLITVHDAIASENGNLELALHGSFLPVPSLDKFPDVEDKKFPGEIIYGDGNITLNHGRKAVILKVVNTGDRPVQVGSHYHFIEVNPYLVFDRWRAYGMRLNIPAGTATRFEPGEAKCVILVSIGGNKVIRGGNGIVDGLVDHANFKVIKEAVNLRGFGNLEATNASEGVTGEDSAFTTVISHEAYANMYGPTTGDKIRLGDTNLYAEIEKDFAIYGDECVFGGGKVIRDGMGQSCGHLPADSLDTVITNAVIIDYSGIFKADIGIKDGHIVSLGKAGNPDTMDGVCMNMIIGVNTEVIAGEGMVVTAGGIDCHVHFICPQLIYESISSGITTLVGGGTGPADGTRATTCTPARSQMMLMLQSTDDMPLNFGFMGKGNSAKPEELHEIIRAGAMGLKLHEDWGTTPAAIDNCLTVGEHYDIQVNIHTDTLNESGFVEHTIASFKGRTIHAYHSEGAGGGHAPDIIKVCGVKHVLPSSTNPTRPYTSNTIDEHLDMLMVCHHLDKDIPEDVAFAESRIRAETIAAEDILHDMGAISIISSDSQAMGRIGEVIIRTWQTAHKMKLQRGQIDASEPDNDNLRIKRYIAKYTINPAIANGLSQYVGSVEVGKLADLVLWKPSFFGAKPEMIIKGGAVAWADMGDPNASIPTPEPVMMRPMFGAFGKAGSAHSIAFVSKAALDDGVKAKYGLSKRVEAVGNVRKLTKSDMKLNDALPNITVDPETYTVTADGEVLTCTAATTVPLSRNYFLF